The Gammaproteobacteria bacterium genome includes a window with the following:
- a CDS encoding hypothetical protein (Evidence 5 : Unknown function), with translation MQTLILILIMIIFYGDWTFAGEFRVISFHYPPYTYEDGRDGLAITNIRKAFERAGHRITVDYYPVARAFQKFLQDKNAIFAGHIAQFKTHDELGYIVNLKVIHKILVRSDFEDGATNSSSRRIAILRDDQIGIGIANKITAQIFGVETNEQATEMILAGHIDFLPCLSIECEALITHSGKRLRVWDGSEEPFDLHLIYHRGSATEKQVLLMKEKGFFSAP, from the coding sequence ATGCAGACTCTTATCCTGATCCTGATTATGATAATTTTTTATGGAGACTGGACATTTGCCGGCGAATTCCGAGTCATCTCATTTCATTATCCGCCTTATACCTACGAGGATGGGCGCGATGGGTTGGCGATCACGAATATAAGAAAAGCATTTGAACGGGCTGGACATCGAATAACCGTCGATTATTATCCCGTGGCTCGTGCTTTTCAGAAATTTTTACAGGATAAGAATGCCATTTTCGCGGGTCACATTGCCCAATTCAAGACGCATGACGAATTGGGTTACATCGTTAATTTAAAAGTGATCCATAAAATTCTGGTACGCAGTGACTTTGAGGATGGCGCGACAAATTCAAGTTCGAGAAGGATAGCCATATTACGGGACGATCAAATCGGCATCGGCATCGCTAACAAAATAACAGCGCAAATTTTTGGTGTTGAAACCAATGAACAGGCAACCGAAATGATACTCGCGGGGCATATAGACTTTCTACCCTGTCTGAGTATCGAATGCGAGGCCCTTATCACCCATTCGGGCAAAAGGTTGCGTGTCTGGGATGGTTCCGAGGAACCTTTTGATCTACATCTGATTTATCATCGCGGCAGCGCCACTGAGAAGCAGGTTTTACTTATGAAGGAAAAAGGCTTTTTCAGCGCACCCTAA